One region of Acidovorax sp. T1 genomic DNA includes:
- a CDS encoding cation diffusion facilitator family transporter, translated as MNFNDFADDAEDTAHTPAQRAAAASRSTWVSVGVNLVLSTIQIVVGVLAKSQGLIADGIHSLSDLVADFVVLFANHHAQKDADEGHPYGHHRFETAASLVLGLLLLGVGAGMVWSAVVKLENPQAVPQVHVIALWVAGAALVGKELLFRYMLAVAKRVKSGMLVANAWHARSDAASSLVVGIGIAGNLAGYPILDPIAALIVGFMVAKMGWEFGWDALHDLMDRSVDEQEVQAIRQTLLETPGVSGVHDVRTRKMGDMIVVDAHLEVNAALTVEAGHDIAVQARQRVLQRHRVLNLMTHVDPWRKPDLDHAAQPARGGGAA; from the coding sequence ATGAATTTCAACGACTTTGCCGACGACGCTGAAGACACCGCGCACACCCCCGCGCAGCGTGCGGCCGCCGCATCGCGCAGCACCTGGGTGAGTGTGGGCGTCAACCTGGTGTTGTCCACCATCCAGATCGTGGTGGGGGTGCTGGCCAAATCCCAGGGCCTGATTGCCGACGGCATCCACTCGCTGTCCGACCTGGTGGCCGATTTCGTGGTGCTGTTCGCCAACCACCATGCCCAAAAAGACGCTGACGAGGGCCACCCCTACGGCCACCACCGCTTCGAGACGGCGGCCTCGCTGGTGCTGGGCCTGTTGCTGCTGGGGGTGGGCGCGGGCATGGTGTGGTCGGCGGTGGTCAAGCTGGAGAACCCGCAAGCCGTGCCGCAGGTGCATGTGATCGCCCTGTGGGTGGCGGGGGCCGCGCTGGTGGGCAAGGAGCTGCTGTTTCGCTACATGCTGGCCGTGGCCAAGCGCGTCAAGTCGGGCATGCTGGTGGCCAACGCCTGGCATGCGCGCTCGGATGCGGCTTCGTCGCTGGTGGTGGGCATCGGCATTGCGGGCAACCTGGCCGGCTACCCCATCCTGGACCCCATTGCAGCACTCATCGTCGGCTTCATGGTGGCCAAGATGGGCTGGGAGTTTGGCTGGGACGCCTTGCACGACCTGATGGACCGCTCGGTGGACGAGCAGGAGGTGCAGGCCATCCGCCAGACGCTGCTCGAAACCCCTGGCGTGAGCGGTGTGCACGATGTGCGCACGCGCAAGATGGGCGACATGATCGTGGTGGATGCGCACCTGGAGGTGAACGCCGCGCTCACGGTGGAAGCGGGCCACGACATCGCCGTGCAGGCCCGCCAGCGCGTGCTGCAACGCCACCGCGTGCTCAACCTCATGACCCATGTGGACCCGTGGCGCAAGCCTGACCTGGACCATGCCGCGCAGCCCGCGCGCGGCGGTGGCGCTGCGTAA
- a CDS encoding cation-translocating P-type ATPase: MPTNPAPPPRAASMPPGLSTAEAARRLSAEGPNLLPGSAPKSMLAIVRDVLTEPMFLMLLAAGGIYLALGDRAEALFLLGFVFVVIGITLAQERKTQRALESLRDLSAPRALVIRDGQEQRIAGRDVVRGDLLVLHEGDRIAADALLLDGQLEVDESLLTGEAVPVAKLPAAPNEQPPASMAAIYASTVVTRGVGVAEVCATAAHTAVGRIGADLAATTEPPSALQQGSRRLVRTLGTAAVVLALAQVLLGWWWNGRPLLDSLLSGIALAMAILPEEIPVILTVFLALGAWRIAHQKVLTRRVTAVEALGAITVLAVDKTGTLTLNRMAVAGLATADQHFDPEGASDLPEHFHLLTEFAMLATPGDPFDPMEKAIQHFGHQWLQGTEHVHDGREPEFEYALSGEILAMTRVFASDEPNMHLLATKGAPEAVADLCHLDAARRDAIRRQVEAMAERGLRVLGVARGRWKGVAPAASQSPPWPQSQHDFDFDFLGLVALADPPRPEVPAALAECRRAGVRVIMMTGDHPATARAIAQQVGLSDRPDVITGAQLQALDDAALTERLRHVDLCARLQPQHKLRLVQLLRASGEVVAMTGDGVNDAPALKAADVGIAMGERGTDVAREAAALVLLDDSFARIVAAIRQGRRIDGNIRKAIRFTFAVHAPIIALVLVPTLLKWPTLLMPVHIVLLQLLIDPTCAVVLEAEPEDSASMERPPRPVSDSPFAIGPLVSSVLQGLGMAALLLGGQYWLAGQGWGSAQSRTVVFGTLVLCVMLLILANRDLSRTALQSITTPNPWLWRIAAAMVVLLAAVLGIPWLRTLMGLALPGTPGVVVAAGLLALCLAWLELVRRAARHRLIA, from the coding sequence ATGCCCACCAATCCAGCCCCACCGCCCCGCGCAGCGTCCATGCCACCAGGCTTGAGCACCGCCGAGGCGGCCCGCCGCCTGAGCGCCGAAGGCCCCAACCTGCTGCCCGGCAGCGCACCCAAATCCATGCTCGCCATCGTGCGCGATGTGCTCACCGAACCCATGTTTCTCATGCTGCTGGCAGCTGGCGGCATCTACCTGGCGCTGGGCGACCGCGCCGAGGCGCTGTTTTTGCTGGGCTTTGTGTTCGTGGTCATCGGCATCACGCTGGCGCAAGAGCGCAAAACGCAGCGCGCGCTCGAATCGCTGCGCGACCTGTCGGCCCCGCGCGCGCTGGTGATTCGCGACGGCCAGGAGCAGCGCATTGCCGGGCGCGACGTGGTGCGCGGCGACCTGCTGGTGCTGCACGAGGGCGACCGCATTGCCGCCGACGCGTTGCTGCTCGACGGCCAACTCGAAGTGGACGAATCCCTGCTCACCGGCGAAGCCGTGCCCGTGGCCAAACTGCCCGCAGCACCCAACGAGCAGCCGCCGGCAAGCATGGCGGCTATCTACGCCAGCACCGTGGTCACGCGTGGCGTGGGTGTGGCCGAGGTGTGCGCCACGGCGGCCCACACGGCCGTGGGGCGCATCGGCGCCGATCTGGCGGCAACCACCGAGCCGCCTTCTGCGCTGCAACAGGGCTCGCGCCGGCTGGTGCGCACGCTGGGCACGGCCGCCGTCGTGCTGGCGCTGGCGCAGGTGCTGCTGGGCTGGTGGTGGAACGGCCGCCCGCTGCTCGACAGCCTGCTGTCGGGCATTGCGTTGGCCATGGCCATCCTGCCCGAGGAGATTCCGGTCATCCTGACCGTGTTTCTGGCGCTGGGGGCCTGGCGCATTGCACACCAGAAGGTGCTGACGCGGCGCGTCACCGCCGTCGAGGCACTGGGCGCCATCACCGTGCTGGCGGTGGACAAGACGGGCACGCTCACCCTGAACCGCATGGCAGTGGCCGGGCTTGCCACCGCCGACCAGCATTTCGACCCCGAAGGCGCCAGCGACTTGCCCGAGCACTTCCACCTGCTGACCGAGTTCGCCATGCTGGCCACGCCGGGCGACCCGTTCGACCCCATGGAAAAGGCCATCCAGCATTTTGGCCACCAGTGGCTGCAGGGCACCGAGCATGTGCATGACGGGCGCGAGCCCGAGTTTGAATACGCCCTGTCGGGCGAGATTCTGGCCATGACGCGCGTTTTTGCCAGCGATGAGCCCAACATGCACCTGCTGGCCACCAAGGGCGCGCCCGAGGCCGTGGCCGACCTGTGCCACCTGGATGCAGCGCGGCGCGATGCCATCCGCCGCCAGGTGGAGGCCATGGCCGAGCGCGGCCTGCGCGTGCTGGGTGTGGCGCGCGGCCGCTGGAAGGGCGTGGCCCCGGCCGCCAGCCAGAGCCCGCCCTGGCCGCAGAGCCAGCACGACTTCGACTTTGATTTTCTGGGCCTGGTGGCGCTGGCCGACCCGCCGCGCCCCGAGGTGCCTGCCGCGCTGGCCGAATGCCGGCGCGCGGGCGTGCGCGTGATCATGATGACTGGCGATCACCCCGCCACGGCCCGCGCCATCGCGCAGCAGGTGGGCCTCTCAGACCGCCCCGACGTCATCACCGGCGCGCAGCTGCAGGCGCTGGACGACGCTGCCCTGACAGAACGACTGCGCCATGTGGACCTGTGCGCGCGCCTGCAGCCCCAGCACAAGCTGCGCCTGGTGCAACTGCTGCGCGCCAGTGGCGAGGTGGTGGCCATGACGGGCGACGGCGTGAACGATGCGCCCGCCCTCAAGGCCGCCGACGTGGGCATTGCCATGGGCGAGCGCGGCACCGACGTGGCGCGCGAGGCCGCCGCGCTGGTGCTGCTGGACGACAGCTTTGCCCGCATCGTCGCCGCCATCCGCCAGGGGCGGCGCATCGACGGCAACATCCGCAAGGCCATTCGCTTCACCTTTGCGGTGCACGCCCCCATCATTGCGCTGGTGCTGGTGCCCACGCTGCTGAAATGGCCCACGCTGCTGATGCCGGTGCATATCGTGCTGCTGCAGTTGCTGATCGACCCCACCTGCGCCGTCGTGCTGGAGGCCGAGCCCGAAGACAGCGCCAGCATGGAGCGGCCGCCACGGCCGGTTTCCGACTCGCCCTTTGCCATCGGCCCCCTGGTGTCCTCGGTGCTGCAGGGCCTGGGCATGGCCGCCCTGCTGTTGGGCGGTCAGTACTGGCTGGCTGGCCAGGGCTGGGGCAGCGCGCAAAGCCGCACCGTGGTGTTTGGCACGCTGGTGCTGTGCGTCATGCTGCTGATTCTGGCCAACCGCGACCTGTCGCGCACTGCGCTGCAAAGCATCACCACACCCAACCCCTGGCTGTGGCGCATTGCCGCCGCGATGGTGGTGTTGCTGGCGGCGGTGCTGGGCATTCCCTGGCTGCGCACACTCATGGGGCTGGCGCTGCCCGGCACCCCAGGCGTGGTGGTGGCCGCTGGCCTGCTGGCGCTGTGCCTGGCCTGGCTGGAACTGGTGCGGCGGGCAGCTCGGCACCGCCTGATTGCCTGA
- a CDS encoding MFS transporter: MRPSVREDSAADPATTAITARGTIHPDVLRLGLVSFLTDLSSEMIFSVFAVFFTTVAGASTALLGLIEGLADFSASSLNYLAGWLSDRSGRRKWFATAGYGFSTLAKLILLVSSSIVGLSVFRVIERLGKGFRGPPRDAWLSSMAAKESRGYAFGVHKALDKAGAVLGPLVAYAVLQSLGESASTYSLLFLVAFVPAVVAVVVLTRIPDQRGQPHARESVRQNWQQLSPAFKRFLVPAGVFALAYFSLGFVLLKAHAVGFGMTDIVLLYALFNAICVVAAPLVGRLGDRVGRSRIVVLGYALYAALNVWLVLAASRGEMVGIFCLYGVFYAIEESQSKAFIADLEPERRATAMGVYNFVTGGLYLPASLMAGALWAVAPALAFGLAAVLSVAAMVVFIASKPAAVGGR; encoded by the coding sequence ATGCGCCCGTCCGTTCGCGAAGATTCCGCTGCCGACCCGGCCACCACCGCCATCACCGCACGCGGCACGATCCATCCCGATGTGCTCAGGCTGGGCCTGGTGAGTTTTTTGACCGACCTGAGCTCCGAGATGATCTTCTCGGTGTTTGCCGTGTTCTTCACCACGGTGGCCGGTGCCTCGACGGCGTTGCTGGGGTTGATCGAGGGCCTGGCAGATTTTTCGGCGTCTTCCCTCAATTACCTGGCCGGCTGGCTTTCAGACCGCAGTGGCCGGCGCAAGTGGTTTGCCACGGCGGGCTACGGCTTTTCGACACTGGCCAAGCTGATCTTGCTGGTGTCGTCGTCCATCGTGGGGTTGTCGGTCTTTCGCGTCATCGAGCGGCTGGGCAAGGGCTTTCGCGGCCCGCCGCGCGATGCCTGGCTGTCGTCGATGGCCGCCAAGGAGTCGCGTGGCTATGCGTTTGGCGTGCACAAGGCCCTGGACAAGGCGGGCGCCGTGCTGGGCCCGCTGGTGGCTTATGCGGTGCTCCAATCGCTGGGCGAATCGGCCAGCACCTACAGCCTGCTGTTTCTGGTGGCCTTTGTGCCGGCGGTGGTGGCCGTGGTGGTGCTCACGCGCATCCCCGACCAGCGCGGCCAGCCCCATGCGCGCGAGAGCGTGCGGCAGAACTGGCAGCAGCTCAGCCCGGCGTTCAAGCGTTTTCTGGTGCCGGCAGGGGTGTTTGCGCTGGCGTATTTCAGCCTGGGCTTTGTCTTGCTCAAGGCCCATGCCGTGGGCTTTGGCATGACCGACATCGTGCTGCTGTATGCGCTGTTCAATGCCATCTGCGTGGTGGCGGCGCCGCTGGTGGGGCGGCTGGGCGACAGGGTGGGGCGCAGCCGCATCGTGGTGCTGGGCTATGCGCTGTATGCGGCCCTCAATGTGTGGCTGGTGCTGGCGGCCAGCCGCGGGGAAATGGTGGGCATTTTTTGCCTGTATGGCGTGTTCTATGCCATCGAAGAGTCGCAAAGCAAGGCCTTCATCGCCGACCTGGAGCCCGAGCGCCGCGCCACGGCCATGGGCGTCTACAACTTCGTCACGGGTGGCTTGTACCTGCCCGCATCGCTGATGGCGGGCGCGCTGTGGGCGGTGGCGCCAGCCCTGGCTTTCGGGTTGGCCGCGGTGCTGTCGGTGGCGGCCATGGTGGTGTTTATTGCGTCGAAGCCCGCCGCAGTCGGGGGGCGCTGA
- a CDS encoding RNB domain-containing ribonuclease, with the protein MDKPHTFHRSDLVRIAIDAMKERGLEPEFPPRALQQLQTIDAAAQDDDPRIRDMTALPWCSIDNDDSRDLDQLTACGPLGHGAVKIFVAVADVDALVKKNSAIDQHAHTNTTSVYTSARVFPMLPERLSTDLTSLNPGQERIAIVTEMVVDAEGVVTHSTVHRARVRNQAQLAYDAVAAWIDGAGDLPEAARAVPGMDEQLRTQDAVAQRMRARRREQGSLDLETFQPRAVFDGDRVVDIRQQAQNRARQLIEEFMIATNTCTAQFLAQHGGSALRRVVRSPERWLRIVEVASKYGEALPKEPDSRALEGFLARQRKADPLRFPDLSLVIVKLMGSGEYVVEHARGEPIGHFGLAVRDYTHSTAPNRRYPDLVSLRMVKALLSGERAPYGLAELTTLAEHCTHQEDAAQKVERSVRKSEAALFMQGLIGQRFDAIVTGRSESATWVRIFTPPAEGLLVAGDFNLDVGAKIRVKLVSTNVERGFIDFEQAR; encoded by the coding sequence ATGGACAAACCACACACCTTTCACCGCAGCGACCTGGTGCGCATTGCCATTGATGCCATGAAGGAGCGCGGCCTGGAGCCCGAGTTTCCGCCGCGCGCCCTGCAGCAGCTGCAGACCATCGACGCCGCCGCGCAGGACGACGACCCGCGCATCCGCGACATGACGGCGCTGCCCTGGTGCTCGATCGACAACGACGACTCGCGCGACCTCGACCAGCTCACGGCCTGCGGCCCCTTGGGCCATGGTGCCGTGAAGATTTTTGTGGCCGTGGCCGATGTGGACGCCCTGGTCAAAAAGAACTCGGCCATCGACCAGCACGCGCACACCAACACCACGTCGGTCTATACCTCGGCGCGGGTGTTTCCGATGTTGCCCGAGCGCTTGTCCACCGACCTCACCTCGCTGAACCCCGGCCAGGAGCGCATCGCCATCGTGACCGAAATGGTGGTGGATGCCGAGGGCGTCGTCACCCATTCCACCGTGCACCGTGCGCGGGTGCGCAACCAGGCCCAGCTGGCTTATGACGCGGTGGCCGCGTGGATCGACGGCGCGGGTGACCTGCCCGAGGCCGCGCGCGCGGTGCCCGGCATGGACGAGCAGCTGCGCACCCAGGATGCGGTGGCCCAGCGCATGCGCGCGCGCCGGCGCGAGCAGGGCTCGCTCGATCTGGAGACCTTCCAGCCGCGCGCGGTGTTCGACGGCGACCGCGTGGTGGACATTCGCCAGCAAGCGCAGAACCGGGCGCGCCAGCTCATCGAAGAATTCATGATCGCCACCAACACCTGCACCGCGCAGTTTCTGGCGCAGCATGGCGGCAGCGCCTTGCGGCGGGTGGTGCGCTCGCCCGAGCGCTGGCTGCGCATCGTGGAAGTGGCCAGCAAGTATGGCGAGGCGCTGCCCAAAGAGCCCGATTCGCGCGCGCTCGAGGGCTTTCTGGCGCGCCAGCGCAAGGCCGATCCGCTGCGCTTTCCCGATCTGTCGCTGGTCATCGTCAAGCTGATGGGGTCGGGCGAGTATGTGGTGGAGCACGCGCGGGGCGAGCCCATCGGCCACTTCGGCCTGGCCGTGCGCGACTACACGCATTCCACGGCGCCCAACCGCCGTTACCCTGATCTGGTGAGCCTGCGCATGGTCAAGGCGCTGCTGTCGGGCGAGCGTGCGCCCTATGGCCTGGCCGAACTGACCACGCTGGCCGAGCATTGCACCCACCAGGAAGACGCGGCCCAAAAGGTGGAGCGCAGCGTGCGCAAATCCGAGGCAGCGCTGTTCATGCAGGGGTTGATCGGCCAGCGGTTTGACGCCATCGTCACCGGCCGCAGCGAAAGCGCCACCTGGGTGCGCATCTTCACGCCGCCGGCCGAGGGCCTGCTGGTGGCGGGGGATTTCAACCTCGACGTGGGGGCGAAAATCCGCGTGAAGCTGGTCAGCACGAACGTGGAGCGCGGTTTCATCGATTTCGAGCAGGCGCGCTGA
- a CDS encoding c-type cytochrome, whose translation MTYCLLQSRRSLLPLLWVAALGATALVATPARAAPETPAMAASAMAPRVLACTTCHGKEGRATPDGYFPRIAGKPAGYLYNQLLNFRDGRRSYPQMGYLIEHLTDDYLREIATHFAALQVPYAPPPAPQAAPQVLERGRQLVQQGDAARRLPACVQCHGQAMTGLQPSIPGLLGLPRDYLNSQLGAWQTGQRRAQAPDCMADIARQLSPAEVSAVSAWLAAQPVPGDGKPADRLAAAMPVRCGGVDGVPVVDAAAR comes from the coding sequence ATGACCTATTGCCTGCTTCAATCACGGCGTTCCTTGTTGCCCTTGCTATGGGTTGCCGCACTGGGCGCAACCGCCCTGGTTGCCACGCCGGCCCGCGCTGCTCCTGAAACGCCGGCCATGGCCGCCAGCGCCATGGCGCCCCGCGTGCTGGCCTGCACCACCTGCCACGGCAAGGAAGGCCGCGCTACGCCAGACGGTTACTTTCCGCGCATCGCGGGCAAGCCGGCGGGCTACCTGTACAACCAGCTGCTCAATTTTCGGGACGGGCGGCGCAGCTACCCGCAGATGGGCTACCTCATCGAGCACCTCACGGACGACTATCTGCGCGAGATCGCCACCCACTTTGCCGCGCTGCAGGTGCCCTATGCGCCGCCCCCGGCGCCCCAGGCCGCGCCGCAGGTGTTGGAGCGCGGGCGCCAGCTGGTGCAGCAGGGCGATGCGGCGCGCCGGCTGCCCGCCTGCGTGCAGTGCCACGGCCAGGCAATGACGGGGCTGCAGCCGTCGATTCCCGGCTTGCTGGGCCTGCCGCGCGACTACCTCAACAGCCAGCTCGGGGCCTGGCAAACCGGCCAGCGCCGCGCGCAGGCGCCCGATTGCATGGCCGATATTGCGCGCCAGCTTTCGCCCGCGGAGGTGAGTGCGGTATCGGCCTGGCTGGCGGCCCAGCCGGTGCCGGGGGATGGCAAGCCCGCCGACCGGCTGGCAGCGGCCATGCCCGTGCGCTGCGGTGGTGTCGATGGTGTGCCGGTGGTGGACGCGGCGGCGCGTTGA
- a CDS encoding cytochrome c: protein MKRILWTISSTMAALGLGAAAVVALNLRGEAPLTAGETPQSTPELVARGEYLARVGNCMACHTVQGGAPYAGGRGIDTPFGVIHTSNLTPDKATGIGNWSAAEFWRALHNGRSKDGRLLYPAFPYPNYTQVTREDSDAIYAYLQSLPAVAQANRPHALRFPYSTQAALGVWRALFFTAGPPPAEKAAPLGGGDPQSGGARGATLAPGAPPAEPTQLAQWNRGAYLVNGLGHCAACHTPRNALGASNPAQAFSGGLIPVQNWYAPALNAAAEAGVAHWPVEDVVALLKTGVAPQGSVTGPMAEVVFRSTQYLSDADAQAMAVYLRALPQQAPAATAVAKPADATLERGAKVYEQHCAQCHGDKGEGQPGAFPALAGNRAVMLQDPTNLVRMVLQGGYLPATAGNPRPHGMPPFMQVLGDEDVAAVSTFVRNAWGNQASAVGTIGVYRARERRGS from the coding sequence ATGAAACGCATCCTCTGGACGATCTCTTCCACCATGGCCGCCCTGGGCTTGGGCGCCGCCGCCGTGGTGGCGCTGAACCTGCGCGGCGAAGCGCCGTTGACCGCCGGCGAAACCCCGCAAAGCACGCCCGAACTGGTGGCCCGTGGCGAATACCTGGCGCGCGTGGGCAACTGCATGGCCTGCCACACCGTGCAGGGCGGCGCGCCCTATGCGGGCGGGCGCGGCATCGACACGCCGTTTGGCGTCATCCACACCTCCAACCTCACGCCCGACAAGGCCACGGGCATCGGCAACTGGTCGGCCGCCGAGTTCTGGCGCGCGCTGCACAACGGCCGCTCCAAAGACGGGCGCCTGCTGTACCCGGCGTTTCCCTACCCCAATTACACGCAGGTGACGCGCGAGGATTCCGACGCCATCTATGCCTATCTGCAAAGCCTGCCCGCCGTGGCGCAGGCCAACCGGCCGCACGCGCTGCGCTTTCCCTACAGCACGCAGGCGGCCCTGGGCGTGTGGCGGGCGTTGTTTTTTACCGCCGGGCCGCCCCCAGCTGAAAAAGCGGCCCCCTTGGGGGGCGGCGACCCGCAAAGCGGCGGAGCGAGGGGGGCCACGCTTGCGCCCGGCGCGCCACCGGCCGAGCCCACGCAGTTGGCGCAATGGAACCGGGGTGCCTATCTGGTCAACGGCCTGGGCCACTGCGCCGCCTGCCACACACCGCGCAATGCGCTGGGCGCCAGCAACCCCGCGCAGGCTTTCAGCGGCGGGCTGATTCCGGTGCAAAACTGGTATGCGCCGGCACTCAATGCCGCTGCCGAGGCGGGCGTGGCGCACTGGCCTGTCGAAGACGTGGTGGCCCTGCTCAAAACCGGCGTGGCGCCGCAGGGCTCGGTCACCGGGCCCATGGCCGAGGTGGTGTTTCGCAGCACGCAGTATTTGAGCGATGCCGACGCCCAGGCGATGGCCGTGTATCTGCGGGCGCTGCCGCAGCAGGCCCCCGCCGCCACGGCGGTGGCCAAACCAGCGGACGCCACGCTGGAGCGCGGTGCGAAGGTGTATGAGCAGCATTGCGCGCAGTGCCATGGCGACAAGGGCGAGGGTCAACCGGGTGCGTTCCCGGCCCTGGCCGGCAACCGCGCCGTGATGCTGCAAGACCCCACCAACCTCGTGCGCATGGTGCTGCAGGGCGGCTATCTGCCGGCCACGGCGGGCAACCCGCGCCCGCACGGCATGCCGCCCTTCATGCAGGTGCTGGGCGACGAGGACGTGGCGGCGGTCAGCACCTTTGTGCGCAATGCCTGGGGCAACCAGGCGAGCGCAGTGGGTACCATTGGCGTTTACCGTGCCCGGGAGCGGCGCGGGTCTTGA
- a CDS encoding thioredoxin family protein, whose amino-acid sequence MQSPAALPEIHPAAPGSGWWAVCLCAGWCGTCRDYQPLFDELARAHPGVRFEWVDIEDESEIAGDLDVETFPTLLIADGRRALFLGPLLPQAPVLARLLTSLQAGAPSAAGAGGEAQELFERVRAARGA is encoded by the coding sequence ATGCAGAGCCCGGCCGCGTTGCCAGAAATCCACCCAGCGGCCCCTGGCAGCGGCTGGTGGGCGGTGTGCCTGTGCGCCGGCTGGTGCGGCACCTGTCGCGACTACCAGCCCCTGTTTGACGAGTTGGCGCGTGCGCACCCCGGCGTGCGTTTTGAGTGGGTGGACATCGAGGACGAATCCGAAATCGCGGGCGATCTGGACGTGGAGACCTTCCCCACGCTGCTGATTGCCGACGGCCGCCGGGCCTTGTTCCTGGGGCCGCTGCTGCCGCAGGCGCCTGTGCTGGCCAGGCTGTTGACCAGCCTGCAGGCCGGTGCACCAAGCGCCGCCGGGGCAGGGGGCGAGGCCCAGGAACTGTTTGAGCGCGTGCGCGCCGCGCGCGGGGCCTAG